The DNA segment AAACGGTCATAGCTGTTTGTGGTGGGGTTCAGAACTGCCGTTATTTCCTTAATATGCGCAAGCGCTCCGGCAATAAAAGCACGTGCATCATTGTGAAAACGGCTCTTTTCATCGAAAATGTTTTCCCCGTCCTTTTCAAGCGACAGATTTATGTGCAGTCCGTTGCCGTTCTTTTCCGGAAACGGCTTCGGCATAAACGAAGCGTACAGACCGTTCCTTGCCGCTATAGACTTTACAACGTATTTGAAGGTAATAAAATTGTCGGCAGCCTCCAGGGGATCTGCGTATTTAAAATCTATCTCATGTTGTCCCGGACCTGCCTCATGATGCGAAGATTCCGGCGAAATGCCCATTTCCTCAAGTGTAAAGCATATTTCGCGGCGCACGTTTTCCGCACGGTCAAGCGGCATCATGTCAAGGTATCCGCCGCGGTCATGCGGCTCTTTTGTCGGATCGCCGTTTTCGTCTGTTTTAAATAAATAAAACTCGCAGTTCGTACCTATCTTCGCCTCATATCCCGCCGATGAAAGGCGCTTGCTCACACGCTTTAAAAGAGCGCGCGTATCGCATTCAAACGGCGCCCCGTCCGGTTTTTGCATGTCGCAAAAAAGCCTTACCACACGTCCCGAAGAAGGACGCCACGGAAGCACCGACAGCGTTGAAAAATCGGGCTTTAAATAAGTATCCGGCATATTTATCCCGGAAAATCCCATCAACTCCGTATCAAACGATATGCCGCATTCGGCGGCATGGTCAAACGAGCTTGACACTATGGAAATGTTCTTCTGAATGCCGAAAATGTCGCAAAAGGCCAGACGTATGAATTTTACGTCGTTCTCCGAAATAAAGTCTTTGACTTCCTGTTTCGAGTATTTCATTTATGCTCCTCCTAATTTGGGGTATACATTCGCTTGTACGGGTTTTTCGCATTAGGCTTTAAAATATAGTAATGATCCGAAGAAAGCGCTTTGTGATCAAGAGAAAAAATATCTGCATATTCCTTCAATATGTCGGAAATTTCAGCTATATCTTCTTGTGACGCGCAGCCTAAAGAAACCTGCTCCGGCAGGTTCTTAGGCATTACTTCGGTCCTTAAAAAAATCTTTCCGCCGTGCATACCCGTCCCCGTAAAGTTTCCCACGATAGGAATACTTGTGTCAAGCCCCAAAACGATTATAACGCCGCCCGCCATGTACTCGCCCAAAAACGAGCCGGCAGACCCGCCGAGCACTATAACAGGCACTTTCTCCTTATATTCCTTCATATGTATGCCCGTGCGGTATCCGGCGCTGCCTTTTACATATATTCTGCCGCCGCGCATGGCGTATCCCAAAGCGTCTCCCGCCGAGCCGTAAACAACTATGCGTCCGTCGTTCATCGTGTCTCCTACTGCGTCCTGTACGTTGCCGTTTACTTTTATTTCAGAGCCGTTTAAGTATGCTCCCAGCGCATTTCCGGGTGTGCCGCTTATCGTTACGCTCGCGTCCGAAAGTCCCGCCGCTATGTAACGCTGGCCCATGCAATTGTCTATCGTTATAATCTTTTCGGATGCGGCCGCTTCGCGCACCGTGTCGTTAAGCGTTTTAAAGTGCATCCCGTCCGCGTTTATCGTCTTCAATTCTTAACACCTCCAAGCATTTCGGCGCGTCTCTTCTTCCCAAAGGGGATAAGCGACGGGTCCTTGCATATAAGCTCGAAATCTATGCCCGAAAGCGGCGTGCGGTCGCGTATCATCGCGGTGTAGATGCCCGCGCGCCGTATGTCTCCGATAATTATATATCCCATAAGCCTGTCGTCTTTGTAAAAGAGCTTTTTATAAAGCCCCTCGCTGCGCTCGAAGTATACCTCGCCCTCGTACGCGCCCGCCGTGACCATATGAAGCCCGAAAAAGCCTATAGCGTTCTGTGCCATCGCGCGATCGAACGCTCCGGGCTCGCCCGTCATGTTGCGCCCCGCGCATTCGCCCTGCATATAGGCGTTGGGCATGAGCGCAAGTATGCGGCTCTGGCCGGTTACACAGTCCGTGCCCTGCGCGCAGTCGCCCGCGGCGTAGACGTTCGTCACCGTCGTTTCCATGTGGTCGTTTACGATTATGCCGCGCTCGCACGCGCCGCCCGCGTCCTTTACAAGGCTTATATTCGCCTTTACGCCGACCGCCGTGACGAGTACGTCGAACTCAATGGTTTTGCCGCTCTTTAAGCGCGCGCGGCCGACCTTAAATTCCTCCACGCTGTCGGAAAGGTAAAATTCCATGCCGTGCTCCACAAGCGACTTTTCAACGACCGCGGCCGCTTCCCCGTCAAGGATGCTTGACAGTATCCTGTCGGCAAGGTCCACCACCGCTATGTGTCCGCAGAGCCCCGATATGCCCTCGGCGCACTTTAAACCTATAAGACCCGCGCCGATGATGAGCACTCTCGTTTCGGGCGTGAGCGCTTCGGATAAGGCCTTCGCGTCGTCGAGCGTCATGAACGAATACTTTTTTTCGACGGTGTCAAAGCCCTTCATCGGCGGTATGAACGGGTGCGAGCCCGCCGCAACCAAAAGCCTGTCGTAGGGCACCTTTCCCTTGTCCGTCTTTACCGTCTGGCGGACGGGGTCGATGCTTTCGGCCGCAACGCCGAGCATGACGTCGACGCCGTTATCCTTATAAAAGCCGTCGGGGCGGTATTTCATCTTCTCCTCGTCGGTCTTGCCCAAAAGGAGATACGATATAAGAGGCCGCGAATACGTGTGATGCGGCTCCTTCGATATGAGCGTTATGGCGCCCTTTTGGTCCTTCTTTCTTATCCCCTCTATCGCGCCAATGGCCGCAGGGCCGTTTCCTATTATTACGTATTTCACCTTCGGCTCACCTCTCTTCAAATACTATAGCGCCGTTCGGACAGCCTGCAACGCAGGCGGGCGTTCCTTTTTTCGTCTTTATGCACAGCTCGCACTTCTGCACGGCGCCGTCCTCGGACGGCATTACCGCCCCGTAGGGGCACATGACAATGCAGGTGTAGCAGTGTATGCATTTACTCTTGTCTATCTCGATAACGCCGTTCTCAATCGAGAGCGCCCCGCCTATGCAGCCCTTGACGCAGAGCGGATCCTCGCAGTGGCGGCACGAAACAGCGTAGCACACGCCCTCTCCCTCTTCAACTCTTATATTGGGCCGGATACTTGCGCCCATAAGCGTGGTGGCCATATCCCTGCCGCCCGAATTTGAGAACGCGCAGTTGTATTCGCACAAATGACAGCCCAAACACCATTTTTCATTAACATATATCCTTTTCACAATACGCCCTCCTATTCTCCCGCATGCTTTATGCCCAAGATCTTAAGCTCCTTTTCGTTAAGCCCAACGCCTCTTAACATAAGGCGGTTACCTTTAAGGCTTTCTATGGAATTTATGCCCATACCGCCCATAAGTTCCTTTATCTCGTGGTTCCACGCGGTGAGAAGGTTTACGAGCCGCTGATACCCCAAATCGGGATTTAAGCGCTTTACAAGGTCGGGACGCTGCGTTGCAATGCCCCAGTTACACCTGCCCGTCTGACACGTGCGGCATAAGTGGCAGCCGAGTGCCAGAAGCGCCGCCGTACCGATGTAGCAGGCGTCCGCGCCTAATGCCACGGCCTTGAATACGTCCGCGCTGCTTCTTATGCTGCCCGCAACAACGAGCGACACGCGGTCGCGTATGCCATCTTCCCTAAGCCGCGTATCTACCGACGCAAGAGCAAGCTCTATCGGTATGCCCACGTTGTCGCGTATCCTCGTCGGAGCCGCGCCCGTGCCGCCTCTGAAGCCGTCTATCGCTATAACGTCGGCGCCGCTTCTCGCGATACCGCTCGCAATGGCCGCGATGTTGTGAACGGCGGCTATCTTTACGAATACGGGCTTCGTGTAATTCGTCGCCTCCTTGAGCGAATATACGAGCTGGCGCAGATCCTCAATCGAATATATGTCATGGTGCGGCGCGGGCGATATCGCGTCGGCGCCCTCGGGCACCATGCGCGTGCGCGAAACGTCGCCCACTATCTTTTCGCCCGGCAGATGGCCGCCTATGCCGGGCTTTGCGCCTTGGCCTATCTTTATCTCTATTGCGGCCGCCGTGTCGAGGTACTTCTTATGAACGCCGAAGCGTCCCGATGCAACCTGTACTATCGTATTGCTTCCGTATTGATAGAAGTCCTCATGAAGGCCGCCCTCGCCGGTGTTGTAGAATATTCCGAGTTCGCGTGCGGCGCGCGCAAGCGACTCGTGCGCGTTGTAGCTTATCGAGCCGTAGCTCATGGCCGAGAACATTACGGGCATCGAAAGCTCAAGCTTCACTCTCTTTATCGGGATGAGCCT comes from the Clostridia bacterium genome and includes:
- a CDS encoding glutamine synthetase, with the translated sequence MKYSKQEVKDFISENDVKFIRLAFCDIFGIQKNISIVSSSFDHAAECGISFDTELMGFSGINMPDTYLKPDFSTLSVLPWRPSSGRVVRLFCDMQKPDGAPFECDTRALLKRVSKRLSSAGYEAKIGTNCEFYLFKTDENGDPTKEPHDRGGYLDMMPLDRAENVRREICFTLEEMGISPESSHHEAGPGQHEIDFKYADPLEAADNFITFKYVVKSIAARNGLYASFMPKPFPEKNGNGLHINLSLEKDGENIFDEKSRFHNDARAFIAGALAHIKEITAVLNPTTNSYDRFGRFLAPGAVTLSNNKRNSLAILAPSKGKNTSLELRSPDSATNPYLAFALILAAGMEGIEKGLEIDEDISQPLPRSLKEAIDIMKSSEFARRIMGEEIFSNFISGKTREVEAFELSTNREAFCDRMYFLRV
- a CDS encoding glutamate synthase, whose protein sequence is MHFKTLNDTVREAAASEKIITIDNCMGQRYIAAGLSDASVTISGTPGNALGAYLNGSEIKVNGNVQDAVGDTMNDGRIVVYGSAGDALGYAMRGGRIYVKGSAGYRTGIHMKEYKEKVPVIVLGGSAGSFLGEYMAGGVIIVLGLDTSIPIVGNFTGTGMHGGKIFLRTEVMPKNLPEQVSLGCASQEDIAEISDILKEYADIFSLDHKALSSDHYYILKPNAKNPYKRMYTPN
- a CDS encoding 4Fe-4S binding protein — encoded protein: MKRIYVNEKWCLGCHLCEYNCAFSNSGGRDMATTLMGASIRPNIRVEEGEGVCYAVSCRHCEDPLCVKGCIGGALSIENGVIEIDKSKCIHCYTCIVMCPYGAVMPSEDGAVQKCELCIKTKKGTPACVAGCPNGAIVFEER
- a CDS encoding NAD(P)/FAD-dependent oxidoreductase; translated protein: MKYVIIGNGPAAIGAIEGIRKKDQKGAITLISKEPHHTYSRPLISYLLLGKTDEEKMKYRPDGFYKDNGVDVMLGVAAESIDPVRQTVKTDKGKVPYDRLLVAAGSHPFIPPMKGFDTVEKKYSFMTLDDAKALSEALTPETRVLIIGAGLIGLKCAEGISGLCGHIAVVDLADRILSSILDGEAAAVVEKSLVEHGMEFYLSDSVEEFKVGRARLKSGKTIEFDVLVTAVGVKANISLVKDAGGACERGIIVNDHMETTVTNVYAAGDCAQGTDCVTGQSRILALMPNAYMQGECAGRNMTGEPGAFDRAMAQNAIGFFGLHMVTAGAYEGEVYFERSEGLYKKLFYKDDRLMGYIIIGDIRRAGIYTAMIRDRTPLSGIDFELICKDPSLIPFGKKRRAEMLGGVKN
- a CDS encoding alpha-hydroxy-acid oxidizing protein, with the translated sequence MAIQFMYPEYEVLRDPDRCIRCRVCERQCANEVHTYLPEKDRMISDDLKCVNCHRCATLCPTRAIKIVKSPHTFKENANWGQKEITEIYKQASSGGVLLSSMGNPEKYPVYFDKMLLNASQVTNPSIDPLREPMETRVFLGGKTHEIKRDENGRLIPIKRVKLELSMPVMFSAMSYGSISYNAHESLARAARELGIFYNTGEGGLHEDFYQYGSNTIVQVASGRFGVHKKYLDTAAAIEIKIGQGAKPGIGGHLPGEKIVGDVSRTRMVPEGADAISPAPHHDIYSIEDLRQLVYSLKEATNYTKPVFVKIAAVHNIAAIASGIARSGADVIAIDGFRGGTGAAPTRIRDNVGIPIELALASVDTRLREDGIRDRVSLVVAGSIRSSADVFKAVALGADACYIGTAALLALGCHLCRTCQTGRCNWGIATQRPDLVKRLNPDLGYQRLVNLLTAWNHEIKELMGGMGINSIESLKGNRLMLRGVGLNEKELKILGIKHAGE